A single genomic interval of Mobula hypostoma chromosome 7, sMobHyp1.1, whole genome shotgun sequence harbors:
- the mrpl22 gene encoding 39S ribosomal protein L22, mitochondrial codes for MATSLWPGLAAVRNLLTHVHSRLQASCTIVPHSNFHSSLALPAKNWERKNRKVYPPQLPHEPRRPVEVYHCRRQIKYSKDKMWYLAKMIRGMTFDQAVAQLQFNDKKGAKVMLEVLLEAQEMAVRNHNLEYRSNLYVAESFSSKGQYLKRLRYHGRGMFGIMDRVYCHYFVKLVEGSPPIEKKTTGLDQAKEYVQSLRNRTIIHAL; via the exons ATGGCAACTTCCCTCTGGCCGG GTCTGGCTGCCGTGAGGAATCTCCTGACACACGTCCATTCAAG GTTACAGGCATCATGCACTATCGTTCCTCACTCGAACTTTCACTCGAGCCTTGCTCTGCCTGCCAAAAACTGGGAGAGGAAGAACCGGAAAGTCTACCCCCCACAGCTGCCGCACGAGCCTCGCCGGCCAGTG GAGGTTTATCACTGCAGAAGACAGATTAAATATAGCAAGGACAAGATGTGGTACCTGGCAAAGATG ATAAGAGGGATGACCTTTGACCAGGCTGTTGCCCAACTCCAGTTCAATGACAAAAAGGGAGCAAAGGTTATGTTGGAG GTCCTTCTAGAAGCTCAGGAAATGGCAGTGAGGAACCACAACCTGGAATATAGATCCAACCTCTACGTTG CCGAGTCCTTCTCCAGTAAGGGCCAGTACCTGAAACGTCTGCGTTACCACGGTCGGGGCATGTTCGGCATTATGGACAGGGTCTACTGTCACTACTTTGTGAAGCTGGTGGAAGGCAGCCCCCCGATCGAGAAGAAGACCACCGGACTGGACCAGGCCAAAGAGTACGTGCAGAGTTTACGCAACAGAACCATTATCCACGCCCTGTAG